One genomic window of Culex pipiens pallens isolate TS unplaced genomic scaffold, TS_CPP_V2 Cpp_Un0012, whole genome shotgun sequence includes the following:
- the LOC120420514 gene encoding uncharacterized protein LOC120420514 yields the protein MAQQVQLVFKTALKATQGGAPTIGRSMSTGALGTIDASSLSPKRTPGQGIHVTVQRDYPAAAALPLPANIDPTETTRFSPQRARDINSSAMLTHPHHQIDVTVDSSSYSAAATVDPHVQSYDCRGAVSLNSAMQSNVPSPFGGMHKFSHLNMPGGGWAQEGKYLAHDLNSSHYINLRKEVRSEWSSYEDKPRAGTSVLLARIDQAGLLAPKTNSSSCSNGTVRKFSTEAKQSTEGEQGKGKGQGQEQVGTVSRKDRLKKAVKEYGSTVIVFHVGISLASLGACYLLVSSGIDVVALLERFGWGDSALASKAGAGAGTFVIAYAIHKVFAPVRISITLGATPLIVRALRKRGILKPPTPTSK from the exons CTTCGTCCCTCTCGCCCAAGCGCACCCCTGGCCAAGGCATCCACGTGACCGTCCAACGGGACTACCCGGCCGCCGCAGCCCTCCCACTGCCGGCCAACATCGACCCCACGGAAACGACGCGCTTCTCACCGCAACGTGCCCGTGACATAAACTCGTCGGCGATGCTGACCCATCCGCACCATCAGATCGACGTCACGGTGGACAGTTCATCGTACTCCGCCGCCGCGACGGTTGATCCGCACGTGCAGTCGTACGATTGCCGTGGGGCCGTCAGCCTAAACTCGGCCATGCAGAGCAACGTGCCGAGTCCGTTCGGTGGAATGCACAAGTTTTCGCACCTGAACATGCCCGGCGGCGGATGGGCCCAGGAGGGAAAGTATCTGGCTCACGATCTCAACTCGTCGCACTACATCAACCTGCGCAAGGAAGTGCGCTCGGAGTGGTCCAGCTACGAGGACAAACCCAGAGCAGGTACATCGGTGCTGCTGGCTCGAATTGACCAAGCTGGCTTGCTCGCGCCTAAAACTAACAGCTCTTCTTGTTCTAATGGTACCGTGAGAAAATTCTCAACCGAAGCTAAACAATCGACTGAGGGGGAACAGGGCAAAGGGAAGGGACAGGGACAGGAACAGGTTGGTACGGTTTCGCGCAAGGATCGCCTCAAGAAGGCGGTCAAGGAGTACGGTTCGACCGTGATTGTGTTCCACGTTGGAATCAGTTTGGCGTCGTTGGGCGCGTGCTATCTGCTGGTTTCCAG CGGAATAGACGTGGTCGCGCTGCTGGAGCGCTTCGGGTGGGGCGACTCGGCCCTGGCCAGCAAGGCCGGCGCCGGTGCCGGAACGTTCGTGATCGCGTACGCCATCCACAAAGTATTCGCCCCGGTTAGGATAAGCATTACGTTGGGCGCGACGCCGCTGATTGTACGCGCGCTGCGCAAACGTGGCATTCTGAAGCCACCAACGCCAACCAGCAAGTAG